A window of the Leishmania mexicana MHOM/GT/2001/U1103 complete genome, chromosome 29 genome harbors these coding sequences:
- a CDS encoding putative CYC2-like protein, which yields MSLGACVSRTPAQTRLVEVVSGYVQHLMDVQASRCAETSLDGHVVPPPDAKYPSHDFFCATHVPGISVKKYTDRLVTYMHCSPEAFVFAVAYLRRLVLNGFPVHMRSIHRLLLTAVLVALKCRDDVYYHMSFYAEVGGVTSKDLCIMEIRFLSDLILFEGEVSLENYHTVMVDIMRVTERCMITNRGNKTELCSRCGVSAGAFTASTPGDLGCLHCKGDAFAHTWTSECELFWGPLNSAFSLPAGDV from the coding sequence ATGTCTTTGGGAGCTTGCGTATCCAGGACGCCGGCACAGACCCGCTTGGTCGAGGTTGTCTCTGGTTACGTTCAGCATCTTATGGATGTGCAAGCATCTAGGTGTGCTGAAACCTCCCTTGACGGACATGTGGTCCCCCCGCCGGACGCCAAATACCCTTCTCACGACTTCTTTTGCGCGACTCACGTTCCGGGGATTTCGGTGAAGAAGTACACAGATCGCCTTGTGACGTACATGCACTGCTCCCCCGAAGCATTTGTTTTTGCCGTCGCCTACCTGCGGCGGCTGGTGCTGAACGGATTCCCGGTGCACATGCGGTCTATCCATCGTCTGCTGCTAACCGCCGTCTTGGTGGCCCTCAAGTGTAGAGACGACGTTTACTACCACATGAGCTTCTATGCTGAGGTTGGTGGCGTTACCTCAAAGGACTTGTGCATAATGGAGATTCGGTTCCTCTCCGACCTTATCCTCTTTGAAGGCGAAGTATCTCTTGAAAATTACCATACCGTTATGGTGGACATCATGCGCGTGACGGAACGGTGCATGATAACGAATAGAGGCAACAAGACGGAGTTGTGTAGCCGATGCGGCGTGTCTGCAGgcgccttcaccgcctcgACCCCAGGTGATCTTGGCTGCTTACACTGCAAGGGTGACGCGTTCGCACACACTTGGACTAGCGAGTGCGAACTGTTTTGGGGGCCGCTAAACTCTGCTTTCTCACTTCCCGCCGGAGACGTCTGA